GGGCCCAATATGACGCGCTGTGTGCCCGTTTCAGTCCGCCGATTCCTGCTGGCCTGACTTTCGCTGATGCTCCGATCCGTACTGTGCCGACAAGGTGCTACAGGCCACGGCATGTGACGAGTGAGACCTCGCTTCTCTATCTACATGGCGGCGGTTTCGTCGTCGGCTCGCTTGAGAGCCACCACGCGATCTGTGCGGAAATCGCCGACTTTGCGGGTGCCGAACTGGTCGCCGTCGACTACCGGCTGGCACCAGAACATCGCTGGCCGGCGCAGACCGACGATGGCTTCGCTGTGCTTTCCGAGCTTGCCTCACGCGGCAGCAGGATCGTCCTTATTGGTGACAGCGCCGGAGGCAATCTCGCAGCGGGGCTTGCCATGCGGGCAAAGCAGGCGGGGCTTTCCAACATCGCCGGGCAGGTTCTGATTTACCCGGCGCTGGGCGGTGATCTGACGGCGGGATCCTACGTCGAGATGAGCGAAGCGCCAGGACTGACGACGGCCGATGTGGCCTATTACCGGGAAATCCTGCAGGCGCCGCAAGACGATCCCGTAGCAGCACCGCTCAAGTCTGCCTCTGTTGATGGACTACCACCAGCCTTTATCACCGGCGCGGCCTTCGACCCCCTACGGGACGACGCTCGACAATATGCCGCCAGGCTGGCGCAGAACGGTGTCGAAGTTTGGTTCCGCGAGGAGCCGCAGATGGTGCATGCCTGGTTGCGGGCCCGCCATATGAGCGATGGCGCGCGTGCTGGTTTCCTGACCGTCTGCGAGGCGGTGCGCCGTTTTGCAGCAGCGTGACACTCACATGAGGTCGCGGGGGACGCGTTTCTCCGCGAAAACCTTTTCGAAAATCTGAACATCGGCTTCATAGGCCGTTACCAGGGCATTGATGACCCAGTCGGTCTTCGTGCAGGCGATTTTCGCCGTCGCAACAGTTCGCACGAACCAGCCAGGGCGGCGCATGTCGCAGGTCCAGGTGGAGTTGCCTGTCATCGATAGCGGATCGGCGGGTGAAATCGACCAGACCTCCTCGCGGAGTTGCCGCGTCGAAAGGCCGGTTTCAGGATGCTCGTAGAGGCCGGTATCCTCGTGGATGAGATACTCCGTGCGATTGGCCGAAAGATCACGCATGACCTGCCGCTTCGCCGCCGCGGGTGCGTGTTCGATGTATTTGGGCAAGGGATCGGGATTGGCCGGTTCGGGAATATCGACCCGGCGATGCTCTCCGAGCATTGGCAGCGCCAGGCCAAGCGAGGCGATATCGATCTCTACACCTTGATCGTCCGGCGGCGGCAGGATCATCGGCCAGTATGCGGTGGACAGCGACAGGCGGATGCGATGTCCCTTGCGGAAGCGGTAGCCACAGGCATCGAGGACGAGCCGGATCGAGACTTTCTCGCTGGGCGGAAGCGGAGCGGGGTCTGCGTTGCCGTCGCGATGGGTGAGATTGATGACGCCGAAGGCGACGCGTGTCGCCGTACCATCCGGATGGATATCGACGAGCCGGGCGCAGAGATTGCCGGTGAGGGCTTCGGAGCGCAGCGAGAGGCTGAGCACCGGGCGGCCGAGATAATCATGGTCTGCGGCAAGCGGCGTGGTATCGAAGGTGAGCGAAGCGGCGTCGTCGGAGCGTTGGTCGATCGCCATCTCCGCATCGGGCTTCAGCGTAAAATATTCGCCGGATGCGGTGCCAGTATCTAGCGGCGAACGCAGATAAGCTGTGTGTTCCGGCGCCTGCGGGATCGGCATGCCCTCAGTCAGCTTGCCGAATTGCTCTACATAGAAGCACTGCATTTCCGGCGGCTTCCAATCATCCTTGGCAACCCAGAAGCCCGGATCGAACTCGCGCCGCGGAGCCGGGCGGATGGCGTCAAGAATATATGCTCGGGTCTGGGGCAGCATGTCGATGCCGTTGTCCTCGCCGCGCAGCCACTTGTTCCACCAGGCGATCGCTTCGCCATGAAAGTCTGTCCGCGGCTTCGGCCAGGCGAAGTGCGGATATTTGTGAACCCACGGGCCGATCAGGGCCTTCGCTTTCTCACCCAGCCCTTCGACAGCCGCCAAAGGCGTATTGCGATAGCCGTCCGCCCAGCCTGCGATCACTAGCGCGGGAATCTCGACATTCGAAAAATCCTGTGAGATCGAGCCGTGGCGCCAGAACGCGTCGCGGCGCTGATGGGTCAGCCACTCTTCCATGAAGAAGGGCTCCTGCTCGAGTCGCTCCAGCCACATCTCTTTCCAACGTTCGCCGACCAGAGTCGGATCGGGCGAACGGGATTGATAGCCAAGCATGGTTGCTGCCCACGAGAGTTGCGCGGAAAGATGGCAGCCGTTTTTATAGTGGATATCGTCATTGTAGCGGTCGACCGTGGAGGCGATCGAGATGACGGCCTTCAGCGCTGGAGGCCGGAGCGCTGCAACCTGCAGGCTGTTAAAGCCGCCCCAGGAGATCCCCATCATGCCGACCGAACCGTTTGACCAGGGCTGAGCGGCAATCCACGCGATCAGTTCGCAGGCGTTGGCAAGTTCAAGTTCTGTGTATTCGCCATCGATCACGCCGTCGGATTCGCCGGAGCCGCGGATATCGACGCGGACGCCGGCAATTCCTGCAACCGCGAAGACCGGATAGGTCGATTCGTCGCGAAGGCTCGTTCCGTCCCGCTTTCGATAAGGCAGAAATTCAAAGACGGCGGGCACCGGATCGTTCTCCGCACCATCCGGCATCCAGATGCGGGCGGCAAGCCGCGTGCCGTCCTTCAGCGTGATCCATTGATTTTCGATTGTGCTGAAACCGCGCGCGGTCATGTCATGTTCCATGATACAATTGTCGTGAAGCGAGGCGGCAGCAAGCGCCTCGCGGGATTTCAGTTGCCGGCGCTTTCCATCCGCCGTGTCGCGAAGACGCGTTCCAGCCAGCCGATTTCCATCTCTGGCACAGATTTGAGCAGCAGGTCGGTGTAGTCGTCGAAAGGCGCTGACAGCGCCTTTGACTTCGGCCCGAACCGTACGACCTTGCCGCGATGCATGACGGCGACGCTATCGGCGATCGCTCTGACGGTTGCGATGTCGTGGGTGATGAAGATGTAGGAGATCTGCTCTTTTTCCTGCAGCCGCAGGAGAAGTTTGAGAATACCCTCGGCAACCAGCGGGTCAAGCGCCGACGTAGGCTCGTCGCAAAGGATCAGTTCCGGCCTGGCGGCAAGGGCGCGGGCGATGGCGACCCGCTGTTTCTGGCCGCCGGACAGCTCGGCCGGATAGCGGCCGACGAAGCCGTTGCTCATCTCAATCTGTTCGAGCAACTCCTTGACACGTGCGGTCTTTGCCGCGCCGCGCAGGCCGAAATAGAAAGTGAGGGGACGGCCGATGATATCGCGCACGGTCTGGCGCGGGTTCATGGCGGTATCCGCCATCTGGTAGATGAGCTGAATGCGCCGCAGCTCGTCGCGCGATCGCTCCTTCAGGGCCGGCGTCAGCTTCTTGCCGTTGAAAAAAATTCCGCCTTCGCTGGGCGGTAGGAGCCCGGTGATGACGCGGGCGAGCGTCGATTTGCCGGAGCCGGATTCGCCGACGATTGCCAGCGTCTGGCCCTTCGGCACATGCAGCGAGACATCGTGGAGAACCTTAAACCCGTTTGAATATTGCGCGCTGACACGTTCGACCTTCAAAAGCGCGCCGGATTGATCGGCGGCTTCCTCGCGGGCGATCTGGCGAACGTTGACGAGAGCACGGGTGTAATCCTCCCGTGGGGCCTCGATGATCTGCTGCACAGATCCATATTCGACTTGCCTGCCGTGACGCAGAACCATGATGTCGTCCGAGACCTGCGCAACGACGGCAAGATCATGCGTGATGTAGAGTGCGGCAGTATGCGTTTCCTCAATGGCATGCTTGATCGCCGCCAGGACGTCGATCTGCGTCGTCACATCGAGCGCGGTCGTCGGCTCATCGAAAACGATCAGCTTCGGATTGGAACAGAGCGCCATCGCCGTCATGGCACGCTGCAATTGGCCGCCCGAGACCTGGTGGGGGAAGCGGCTACCGAACGTCTCGGGGTTTGGAAGGCCGAGAACGCGAAAGAGATAGAGAGCACGCTTGCCGGCCTCGTCCTTGGTCATCAAACCGTGCTTGACCGAAGCTTCGATCACCTGCTCGCCCAGCCTGTGGGCCGGATTGAAGGCGGCAGCAGCCGATTGCGCGACATAGCAGACGCGGGCGCCGCGAATCCGGCGGATGCCCGATTTCCCCAGTGGCAGGATATCCACTCCGTCGAGCATGACCGCGCCGCCGGTGATTTCGGCGCCGCCGCGACCGTAGGCGAGCGCTGAAAGACCGATCGTGGATTTGCCGGCGCCGGATTCGCCAATCAGGCCCAGCACCTTGCCCTTCTGCAGGTCGAAGGAGACGCCGTCGACGATTGTGACGCGCTTCGGCGGCTCGCCCGGCGGATAGCTGGTTGCTTCGATCTTGAGGTCGCGAACGGAAAGAAGCTCAGGCATCGCCACGCCCTCCCTTGAGGCTGGAGGTGCGCTTCAGGAGCCAGTCCACCACCAGATTGACACAGACTGCGAGCGCCGCAATCGCGGAGCCCGGAACGAGAGCGGCAGATATGCCGAAGATGATGCCGTCTTTGTTGTCTTTGACCATGCCGCCCCAATCCGCCGACGGCGGCTGGATGCCGAGACCGAGGAAGGACAACGTCGACAGAAAAAGGATCGAGAAGGCGAAGCGCAGGCCGAATTCGGCGAGCAGAGGCGAGAGCGTGTTCGGGAGGATCTCCCGGAAGATGATCCAGATCGTGCCTTCGCCGCGCAGCCTGGCGGCCTCCACGAATTCCATGACCGCCACATCCAGCGCGACGGCGCGGCCGAGACGGTAGACGCGGGTGGAATCGAGGATCGCCATCACCAGGATGAGCACAATCAGGTTCTGCGGCAGCACCGCCAGCACGACAAGGGCGAAGATCAGGGTCGGGATTGACATCATCAAGTCGTTGAAGCGCGAGAAGATCGCGTCGATCAATCCGCGCGAAACGGCGGCGGTGAAGCTGAGGATGATCCCCAGCGAAAATGAGATGATCGTTGCTGCCAGTGCCACGAACAGCGTCGTTCGGGCGCCGTAGATCAGCCGCGAAAGAATATCGCGGCCGAGATTGTCGAGGCCGAAGAAATACTGCGCGTCACCCACTTGCCAGACATTGCCGACAACTTCGGTCTCGCCATATGGCGCGATCCATGGTGCGAAGATCGCACAGATGAAGACCAGCAGAATGCCTATGATGCCGATCCAGGCGGTAATGGGGATGCCTCTCAATCTCATCGTGGATGCCTCAGACGCGGGTTGGCGACGATCGCCAGGGTGTCGGCAACCATGTTGAGAAGGATGTAGACCGCGGCGAAGATCAGGCCGCAGGCCTGGACGACCGGCATATCGCGGACGGTAACGGCGTCGACCATGTACTGGCCCATGCCGGGATAGACGAAGACGACCTCGACCACGACGACGCCAACGACGAGATAGGCAAGGTTCAGCGCTACGACGTTGATGATCGGCGCCAAAGCATTGGGTGCGGCATGTTTGACGATCGAGCGGAAGGCGCCGAGGCCTTTCAGTTCTGCAGTTTCCATATAGGCCGACGACATCACAGAGAGGATTGCGGCCCG
This Rhizobium sullae DNA region includes the following protein-coding sequences:
- a CDS encoding alpha/beta hydrolase; the encoded protein is MTANRPMPEETGILEFLSVCSSVCSDDAVSQSTEAQRAQYDALCARFSPPIPAGLTFADAPIRTVPTRCYRPRHVTSETSLLYLHGGGFVVGSLESHHAICAEIADFAGAELVAVDYRLAPEHRWPAQTDDGFAVLSELASRGSRIVLIGDSAGGNLAAGLAMRAKQAGLSNIAGQVLIYPALGGDLTAGSYVEMSEAPGLTTADVAYYREILQAPQDDPVAAPLKSASVDGLPPAFITGAAFDPLRDDARQYAARLAQNGVEVWFREEPQMVHAWLRARHMSDGARAGFLTVCEAVRRFAAA
- a CDS encoding CocE/NonD family hydrolase, translating into MTARGFSTIENQWITLKDGTRLAARIWMPDGAENDPVPAVFEFLPYRKRDGTSLRDESTYPVFAVAGIAGVRVDIRGSGESDGVIDGEYTELELANACELIAWIAAQPWSNGSVGMMGISWGGFNSLQVAALRPPALKAVISIASTVDRYNDDIHYKNGCHLSAQLSWAATMLGYQSRSPDPTLVGERWKEMWLERLEQEPFFMEEWLTHQRRDAFWRHGSISQDFSNVEIPALVIAGWADGYRNTPLAAVEGLGEKAKALIGPWVHKYPHFAWPKPRTDFHGEAIAWWNKWLRGEDNGIDMLPQTRAYILDAIRPAPRREFDPGFWVAKDDWKPPEMQCFYVEQFGKLTEGMPIPQAPEHTAYLRSPLDTGTASGEYFTLKPDAEMAIDQRSDDAASLTFDTTPLAADHDYLGRPVLSLSLRSEALTGNLCARLVDIHPDGTATRVAFGVINLTHRDGNADPAPLPPSEKVSIRLVLDACGYRFRKGHRIRLSLSTAYWPMILPPPDDQGVEIDIASLGLALPMLGEHRRVDIPEPANPDPLPKYIEHAPAAAKRQVMRDLSANRTEYLIHEDTGLYEHPETGLSTRQLREEVWSISPADPLSMTGNSTWTCDMRRPGWFVRTVATAKIACTKTDWVINALVTAYEADVQIFEKVFAEKRVPRDLM
- a CDS encoding ABC transporter ATP-binding protein produces the protein MPELLSVRDLKIEATSYPPGEPPKRVTIVDGVSFDLQKGKVLGLIGESGAGKSTIGLSALAYGRGGAEITGGAVMLDGVDILPLGKSGIRRIRGARVCYVAQSAAAAFNPAHRLGEQVIEASVKHGLMTKDEAGKRALYLFRVLGLPNPETFGSRFPHQVSGGQLQRAMTAMALCSNPKLIVFDEPTTALDVTTQIDVLAAIKHAIEETHTAALYITHDLAVVAQVSDDIMVLRHGRQVEYGSVQQIIEAPREDYTRALVNVRQIAREEAADQSGALLKVERVSAQYSNGFKVLHDVSLHVPKGQTLAIVGESGSGKSTLARVITGLLPPSEGGIFFNGKKLTPALKERSRDELRRIQLIYQMADTAMNPRQTVRDIIGRPLTFYFGLRGAAKTARVKELLEQIEMSNGFVGRYPAELSGGQKQRVAIARALAARPELILCDEPTSALDPLVAEGILKLLLRLQEKEQISYIFITHDIATVRAIADSVAVMHRGKVVRFGPKSKALSAPFDDYTDLLLKSVPEMEIGWLERVFATRRMESAGN
- a CDS encoding ABC transporter permease, with the protein product MRLRGIPITAWIGIIGILLVFICAIFAPWIAPYGETEVVGNVWQVGDAQYFFGLDNLGRDILSRLIYGARTTLFVALAATIISFSLGIILSFTAAVSRGLIDAIFSRFNDLMMSIPTLIFALVVLAVLPQNLIVLILVMAILDSTRVYRLGRAVALDVAVMEFVEAARLRGEGTIWIIFREILPNTLSPLLAEFGLRFAFSILFLSTLSFLGLGIQPPSADWGGMVKDNKDGIIFGISAALVPGSAIAALAVCVNLVVDWLLKRTSSLKGGRGDA